A single Cryomorphaceae bacterium DNA region contains:
- the purL gene encoding phosphoribosylformylglycinamidine synthase subunit PurL has translation MTDTNTRLTTLEDAQNLGLLESEYELIQERLGRVPNFTELSVYSVMWSEHCSYKNSILWLKKLPKDGPHMLVEAGEENAGLVDIGDGLACAFKIESHNHPSALEPYQGAATGVGGINRDIFTMGARPIAQLNSLRFGNLEEARTKWLLEGVTKGIGDYGNAFGIPIVGGEVYFDESYNQNPLVNAFSAGIMEVGEMISATSSGAGNPVYIVGSSTGKDGIHGAAFASKDITEESAEDLPAVQVGDPFQEKLLLEATLELAKTDCIVGMQDMGAAGITCSSCEMSAAGEHGMDLWLDKVPTRQDNMQAWEILLSESQERMLVVVKKGTEKEVEAIFDKWDLNCAEIGVVTEGGQVRYFMNDELVAEVPAEHLVLGGGAPQYEREYKEPAYYEEYKKFDINSVSEPSDLVAVAKKLMGAPNIASKKWVYEQYDSMVGTVNMSTNQPTDAGLVNIKDTDRALAFTVDCNSRYVHADPEVGTAIAVSEAARNIVCSGGEPSAITNCLNFGNPYNPEAYWQFVGAIKGMSAACEKFQTPVTGGNVSFYNQSVIGDETVPVHPTPTIGMMGIVQDKKNITPLGFQKKGDLIYLIGDPKEDISSSEYLVHHHGIKASPAPHFDLDEEFNMQDALKKLIKAGTISSAHDVSEGGLFVALAEASFVNDLGFDVLTDSEIREDAYLFGESQSRVVVSVDPDEEDDFITILMDAGVRFTLLGHVTKGKFVVDEQPYGMVNEYKEVHSESIGLQMAH, from the coding sequence ATGACCGATACCAACACGCGACTCACCACTCTAGAAGATGCCCAAAACCTCGGGCTACTTGAATCTGAATACGAATTGATCCAGGAGCGCCTCGGTCGCGTTCCCAACTTCACGGAGTTGAGCGTCTATTCAGTGATGTGGAGCGAGCACTGCTCGTACAAAAATTCCATCCTCTGGTTGAAGAAATTGCCGAAGGACGGACCGCATATGTTGGTGGAGGCCGGTGAAGAAAATGCCGGGTTGGTCGATATTGGAGATGGATTGGCGTGCGCCTTCAAAATTGAGTCGCACAACCACCCATCGGCCTTGGAGCCTTACCAAGGTGCAGCGACTGGTGTGGGCGGAATTAACCGCGACATCTTTACCATGGGTGCTCGTCCGATTGCTCAGTTGAACTCGCTTCGATTCGGAAACTTGGAAGAAGCGCGGACAAAGTGGTTGCTCGAAGGTGTGACCAAAGGAATTGGAGACTATGGAAACGCCTTTGGTATTCCAATCGTTGGTGGTGAGGTGTACTTCGATGAAAGCTACAACCAGAACCCATTGGTGAATGCTTTTTCGGCCGGTATTATGGAAGTCGGCGAAATGATCAGCGCTACTTCTAGCGGTGCGGGCAATCCGGTATACATCGTTGGTTCATCGACCGGAAAAGACGGAATTCACGGAGCCGCTTTTGCCTCTAAAGACATTACCGAAGAGTCAGCAGAAGACTTACCCGCTGTACAGGTGGGAGATCCGTTCCAAGAAAAACTCCTCCTCGAGGCGACATTGGAATTGGCGAAGACGGACTGCATCGTCGGAATGCAGGATATGGGTGCTGCTGGTATCACCTGTTCGAGCTGCGAAATGAGCGCGGCTGGTGAGCACGGTATGGACCTCTGGTTGGACAAAGTTCCTACCCGTCAAGACAATATGCAGGCCTGGGAGATTTTGCTCAGCGAATCGCAAGAGCGCATGCTGGTGGTCGTGAAAAAAGGCACGGAGAAAGAAGTTGAGGCCATCTTTGACAAGTGGGATTTGAACTGCGCGGAGATCGGTGTGGTCACTGAGGGCGGTCAAGTACGCTACTTCATGAATGATGAGCTCGTGGCGGAAGTCCCTGCAGAGCACTTAGTGTTGGGCGGCGGAGCTCCACAATACGAGCGCGAGTACAAAGAGCCTGCCTACTACGAGGAATACAAGAAATTCGACATCAACAGTGTTTCCGAGCCTTCAGACCTGGTTGCTGTTGCTAAGAAACTCATGGGTGCACCGAACATCGCATCGAAGAAGTGGGTCTACGAACAGTACGACTCCATGGTGGGAACCGTGAACATGAGCACCAACCAACCCACCGACGCAGGATTGGTCAACATTAAAGACACCGATCGTGCACTGGCCTTTACGGTAGATTGTAATTCTCGCTACGTCCATGCGGACCCAGAAGTGGGAACAGCCATCGCTGTATCTGAGGCTGCACGTAATATCGTTTGTTCGGGAGGAGAGCCCAGTGCCATCACGAACTGCCTGAACTTCGGTAATCCATATAATCCTGAAGCCTACTGGCAGTTTGTCGGGGCCATCAAGGGGATGAGTGCCGCATGTGAGAAGTTCCAAACCCCCGTCACGGGAGGTAATGTGAGCTTCTACAACCAAAGTGTCATCGGTGATGAGACCGTACCGGTTCACCCAACTCCGACGATTGGTATGATGGGAATCGTTCAGGACAAAAAGAACATCACCCCACTCGGGTTTCAGAAGAAGGGAGATTTGATCTATCTCATCGGTGACCCAAAAGAAGATATCTCGAGCTCTGAGTACCTGGTGCATCACCACGGCATCAAGGCCAGTCCAGCACCGCATTTTGACTTGGACGAGGAGTTCAACATGCAAGATGCTCTGAAGAAACTGATTAAAGCGGGTACCATCAGCTCCGCACATGACGTGAGTGAGGGAGGACTATTCGTCGCCTTGGCAGAAGCTTCTTTCGTTAACGACCTCGGATTCGATGTCTTAACCGACAGCGAGATTCGCGAAGACGCCTACCTCTTTGGGGAAAGCCAAAGCCGCGTTGTGGTGAGTGTAGATCCCGATGAGGAAGATGACTTCATCACCATCTTAATGGATGCGGGAGTGCGCTTTACGCTCTTGGGACATGTAACCAAAGGGAAGTTTGTCGTAGACGAGCAGCCTTATGGAATGGTGAATGAATACAAAGAAGTTCACTCAGAGAGCATTGGCCTTCAGATGGCCCACTAA
- a CDS encoding M1 family metallopeptidase, which produces MKNLLYLLLFSSLFASGQEYDSTQIPVERVVDFHTLDLELELQPKKKRVRGTVAYTFSPLRASVDSMYLHARDMEIESVVINGVELRFRQDEQGVHVFPHPPVKGESQMTIIYEAFPKKGMYFNGWDGNGLKQIWTQGQGIKNRHWVPCFDLQHDKVVTSIALEFDKDFEVISNGALEVKEERGRKTYWKYAMNRPQSTYLMALIIGEYDVMRQRSPFGTPVENYFYPDLPEQAEPTFVETNQLLSYLEEEIGVAYPWSAYRQAPVEYFLYGAMENTTAVVLNDRYMVDWRSRIDENYVYVNAHEMAHHWFGDWLTARTGHDHWLQEGFATYYGALGERAMLGDEVADYRRWRDYGLVTTRESSNAYPLQHNAAGSLIHYQKGRLVLDMLREEVGDVVFRRVISQYVIENGFGLVDSEELLNYFSDVAGRSLGWFWDQWIYEAGVPTLRVDVDTTRSEEQTVYGFTLNQFQESEPFRFGWNWEIVLEGGGRLSGREFVVDRQHRWTVSLPEGQRIAYILYDPDGIVLKQFVHPYTMEELLAISQDTAHYFSRAQALKELSRFPGLAPAEDWLTAMPLDDDLRKLWARNFIYYPEEAVQVGTQWLQSSREELYETAWYLGQGDPSLLDSTLISELWKTGSPLFLETLLDDLMERDAERFAYLLQDTYPGNNGNNLEVRRAMWKYALDGEDQSLKYLLGFGSEAYNRQTRENAWRALRTVECKDVRWREQLEAASEHYNYRFRTAAKRYLQYLQEVN; this is translated from the coding sequence ATGAAGAACCTGCTGTATCTCCTACTGTTTTCTTCACTTTTCGCCTCTGGGCAAGAGTACGATTCCACCCAAATTCCGGTGGAGCGCGTGGTGGACTTTCACACCCTTGATCTGGAATTGGAACTTCAACCGAAGAAGAAACGCGTACGGGGAACGGTGGCCTATACCTTTTCTCCCTTGAGGGCCAGTGTGGATTCTATGTATCTGCACGCCCGAGATATGGAAATTGAGTCGGTCGTGATCAATGGAGTGGAGCTCCGCTTTCGTCAGGATGAGCAAGGGGTGCATGTGTTCCCGCATCCGCCCGTGAAGGGCGAAAGCCAAATGACCATTATCTACGAGGCCTTTCCAAAAAAGGGGATGTATTTCAACGGATGGGATGGAAACGGCCTGAAGCAAATCTGGACCCAAGGTCAGGGAATCAAAAACCGGCACTGGGTGCCCTGTTTTGACCTTCAGCACGACAAAGTGGTCACGTCCATTGCCCTCGAGTTCGACAAGGACTTTGAAGTGATCAGTAATGGGGCCTTGGAAGTCAAAGAAGAGCGAGGTAGAAAGACGTATTGGAAATACGCCATGAATCGGCCACAGAGCACCTACCTCATGGCCCTGATCATTGGGGAGTACGATGTTATGCGTCAGCGGAGTCCCTTCGGCACGCCCGTTGAAAATTACTTCTATCCCGACCTTCCGGAACAGGCAGAACCCACCTTTGTGGAGACCAACCAACTCTTGTCCTATTTGGAAGAGGAAATCGGCGTGGCCTACCCGTGGTCCGCTTATCGTCAAGCTCCTGTTGAGTACTTTCTTTATGGCGCCATGGAGAACACGACTGCGGTCGTATTAAATGACCGGTACATGGTGGATTGGCGCTCGCGGATCGATGAAAATTACGTCTATGTCAACGCCCACGAAATGGCCCACCATTGGTTTGGAGATTGGCTGACCGCACGAACCGGCCATGATCATTGGTTGCAAGAGGGGTTTGCGACCTATTACGGCGCCCTAGGTGAGCGCGCCATGCTCGGGGATGAAGTCGCCGATTACAGACGCTGGCGCGATTACGGACTGGTCACCACCCGGGAGTCGTCCAACGCTTACCCGCTTCAACACAACGCGGCAGGATCCCTGATTCACTATCAAAAGGGCCGCCTCGTCCTGGACATGCTCCGCGAAGAAGTGGGAGACGTGGTGTTCCGCCGGGTCATTTCCCAATACGTCATTGAAAACGGATTCGGACTGGTAGACTCGGAGGAGTTGCTCAACTACTTCAGCGATGTCGCCGGCCGATCCCTGGGCTGGTTTTGGGACCAGTGGATTTATGAGGCCGGTGTTCCGACCCTACGGGTCGATGTAGACACCACGCGTTCAGAAGAACAGACGGTCTACGGATTCACCCTCAACCAATTTCAAGAATCCGAGCCCTTCCGCTTCGGTTGGAACTGGGAAATCGTACTGGAAGGCGGAGGCCGTTTGAGCGGTCGGGAATTCGTTGTAGATCGCCAACACCGATGGACGGTGAGCCTTCCCGAAGGACAGAGGATTGCCTACATCCTCTACGATCCAGACGGAATCGTGCTCAAACAGTTTGTGCATCCCTACACCATGGAAGAGCTTTTGGCCATAAGTCAGGATACCGCACATTACTTTTCCAGAGCCCAAGCCCTGAAAGAACTCAGTAGATTCCCTGGTCTGGCTCCAGCCGAAGATTGGCTGACCGCCATGCCGCTGGACGATGACCTTCGAAAGCTTTGGGCCCGCAACTTTATTTACTATCCCGAAGAGGCAGTGCAAGTCGGTACACAATGGCTGCAATCGAGTCGAGAAGAGCTGTACGAAACCGCTTGGTACTTGGGGCAGGGTGATCCATCCCTCTTGGATTCCACGCTCATCTCAGAGCTTTGGAAAACAGGAAGCCCTCTATTCCTAGAAACGCTTTTGGACGACTTAATGGAACGCGATGCCGAGCGCTTTGCCTACTTGCTTCAGGATACCTATCCCGGAAATAATGGAAACAATCTTGAAGTGCGTCGGGCCATGTGGAAATACGCCTTGGACGGCGAGGATCAATCCCTGAAATACCTACTGGGCTTTGGATCAGAGGCCTACAATCGCCAAACACGGGAAAATGCTTGGCGCGCTCTGCGCACCGTGGAGTGTAAAGACGTACGCTGGCGCGAGCAGCTCGAGGCCGCAAGCGAGCACTACAATTATCGTTTCCGCACAGCTGCGAAACGATATCTTCAGTATTTACAGGAAGTCAATTAG
- a CDS encoding phenylalanine--tRNA ligase subunit beta, whose amino-acid sequence MKISYSWLCDYLKTDESLDEIIRLLTEIGLEVEGTEEFESIPGGLKGVYVGKVLTCEQHPNADRLKVCTVDIGIDEPLQIVCGANNVAVDQLVPVATVGTSLKPTGADEAFTIKKGKLRGEVSMGMICAEDELGLGDDHDGIMVLDDRAEIGQSAADYFGITRDTVIEIGLTPNRADSMSHYGVARDLRAALLRFGKKAELHYPHNDVLTGHHENTPISVEVRDTSRAPRYAGIVLENIKVGPSPEWLKNRLKAIGLAPINNVVDITNYVNHELGQPLHAFDASKIRGQKVIVDTMTGGTKFTTLDDKERELHQNDLMICDAEGGMCIAGVFGGVESGVSNETTSIFLESAYFDPVSVRKTARRHGLNTDASFRFERGIDPNGVVEALKRAVVLLEELAGATIGSDLTDLYHHRIPNHHVDLKLEYMDRLIGEEIHRPLVRNILEWLDIKIVNEEEGWWALEVPAYRVDVTRPADVVEEVLRIYGFNELAEGGKMVMSTGHFEHPDVHRAEELISEMLCATGFHQMMANSLTSAEYGTEELYDLGENTHPVKMINPLSSEQAVMRRSLIPGALDAIAHNIKRQRRSLALFEFGRAYFEDIGDFYREEEYLMLALSGPRGEEHWTTGKAESSFYQLKSAVSKVLKRLGLGQDFVMKPAEHSYYSEGLEVIVRGNRMGFVGLVRQDLLAKADVEQAVYAGELRWDLLKPLLSSTRVRFEELPKFPFVRRDLALLVNSEVAFGDIQSAAEHAERKLLQGVELFDVYEGKNLPAGKKSYAVSFTFYDSKKTLTDKVVDKAMSKIQSAVEKSTGAELRG is encoded by the coding sequence ATGAAGATCTCCTACAGCTGGCTCTGCGACTACTTGAAAACAGATGAGTCCCTCGACGAAATCATTCGCCTACTGACCGAAATTGGTTTGGAAGTAGAAGGAACGGAAGAGTTCGAATCTATTCCCGGCGGCCTCAAAGGAGTGTACGTAGGTAAAGTGCTTACCTGCGAGCAGCATCCGAATGCGGATCGCCTGAAGGTGTGTACGGTCGACATCGGCATTGATGAGCCTCTTCAAATCGTCTGTGGCGCCAATAATGTCGCTGTTGATCAGCTGGTACCCGTAGCCACTGTGGGCACCTCATTAAAACCTACTGGTGCTGATGAGGCCTTTACCATCAAAAAAGGAAAGCTTCGAGGAGAAGTCTCGATGGGTATGATTTGCGCGGAGGATGAACTTGGTCTTGGTGATGATCATGATGGCATCATGGTGCTGGATGACCGAGCGGAAATTGGTCAGTCTGCCGCGGACTATTTTGGCATCACTCGTGATACCGTCATTGAAATTGGACTGACCCCAAACCGGGCAGATTCCATGTCCCATTACGGTGTGGCCCGTGATCTTCGTGCAGCCCTTCTTCGCTTTGGAAAGAAAGCAGAACTGCACTATCCACACAACGATGTCCTGACCGGTCACCACGAAAATACTCCAATCAGCGTAGAAGTTCGCGACACATCACGCGCTCCACGCTATGCCGGAATTGTACTTGAAAACATTAAAGTTGGGCCTTCACCCGAATGGCTGAAGAATCGACTGAAAGCGATTGGTCTCGCACCGATCAACAACGTTGTAGACATCACGAACTACGTCAATCACGAGCTCGGACAACCCCTGCACGCATTTGACGCATCGAAGATTCGAGGTCAAAAAGTCATTGTAGACACCATGACGGGTGGAACCAAATTCACCACCTTGGATGATAAAGAGCGCGAACTGCACCAAAACGACTTAATGATTTGTGATGCCGAGGGAGGCATGTGCATTGCCGGAGTGTTTGGCGGAGTCGAGTCCGGTGTTTCGAACGAAACAACGTCCATCTTCTTGGAGAGCGCCTATTTTGATCCGGTCAGCGTGCGCAAAACCGCTCGTCGCCATGGACTCAATACAGATGCCAGCTTCCGCTTTGAGCGCGGCATTGACCCGAATGGGGTGGTCGAGGCATTGAAAAGAGCCGTTGTCTTGTTGGAAGAGCTTGCAGGTGCAACCATCGGGTCTGATTTAACGGATCTATACCACCATCGCATTCCCAATCACCACGTGGACTTGAAATTGGAGTACATGGATCGGTTGATTGGAGAAGAAATTCACCGTCCCTTGGTGCGGAACATCTTGGAATGGCTCGACATTAAAATTGTCAACGAAGAAGAAGGGTGGTGGGCTCTTGAAGTACCCGCCTATCGAGTGGATGTGACCCGCCCCGCAGATGTGGTTGAGGAGGTTTTGCGCATTTACGGCTTCAACGAGTTGGCTGAAGGCGGAAAGATGGTCATGAGTACCGGGCATTTTGAACATCCTGATGTTCACCGGGCCGAAGAACTCATCAGCGAAATGCTTTGTGCCACCGGTTTCCATCAGATGATGGCCAATAGCCTAACCTCTGCCGAATACGGAACGGAAGAGTTGTATGACCTCGGGGAAAACACGCATCCGGTAAAGATGATTAACCCCTTGAGCTCAGAACAGGCAGTCATGCGTCGTAGCTTGATTCCCGGAGCCTTGGATGCCATCGCACACAACATCAAGCGTCAGCGTCGATCCTTGGCCCTTTTTGAATTTGGACGGGCCTACTTCGAAGATATTGGTGACTTCTATCGTGAAGAGGAATACTTAATGCTTGCTCTGAGCGGTCCTCGAGGAGAAGAGCATTGGACCACTGGAAAAGCCGAAAGTAGCTTCTACCAACTGAAATCGGCCGTGTCTAAAGTGCTCAAGCGCCTTGGTTTAGGTCAGGATTTTGTCATGAAGCCTGCTGAACACTCATACTATAGTGAAGGATTAGAAGTGATCGTTCGAGGTAACCGCATGGGTTTTGTGGGTCTTGTGCGTCAGGACTTACTCGCGAAGGCCGATGTTGAACAAGCCGTTTACGCAGGTGAATTGAGATGGGATCTGCTCAAGCCCCTACTCTCCAGCACCCGTGTTCGGTTTGAAGAATTACCCAAGTTCCCCTTTGTACGTCGAGATTTGGCGCTCTTAGTGAACAGCGAAGTGGCCTTTGGGGACATTCAGAGTGCCGCAGAACACGCCGAACGAAAACTGCTACAGGGAGTCGAATTGTTCGATGTGTATGAGGGTAAAAATCTTCCGGCCGGTAAGAAGAGTTACGCGGTTTCATTTACCTTCTACGACAGCAAAAAAACCCTGACTGACAAAGTGGTGGACAAGGCTATGTCCAAGATT
- a CDS encoding short-chain dehydrogenase, which translates to MRQKLTDRLNRMWHRSTIYHVYFRRSGFYTFLGKNSIKLGGTLVLFAIALLAFQHYVGDVGEFFAGIFSSMSTRGVLTLFFVSETILGMIPPDFFILWAGSFDEPMRMVAVLALISYGGGFTAYLIGRRISYTQRVNHYLNTKFKPQFVFLNKWGGFFVLLAAMFPIPYAIASLVAGIVRFPMFRFLFFGLARLLRFYLYALALFQISN; encoded by the coding sequence ATGCGACAAAAGCTCACCGACCGGCTGAACCGCATGTGGCATCGGTCGACCATTTATCACGTCTATTTCCGTCGTAGCGGATTCTACACTTTTCTAGGCAAGAACAGCATCAAGCTTGGAGGTACCTTGGTCCTCTTCGCCATAGCGCTTTTGGCTTTTCAACACTACGTCGGAGATGTCGGGGAATTCTTTGCTGGAATTTTCTCCAGCATGAGCACCCGTGGTGTACTGACCCTTTTCTTTGTTAGTGAGACCATCTTGGGCATGATTCCTCCAGATTTTTTCATCCTTTGGGCTGGGAGTTTTGACGAACCCATGCGCATGGTTGCCGTCCTCGCCCTCATCAGCTATGGTGGAGGGTTCACGGCTTACCTGATTGGACGAAGAATCAGCTACACCCAGCGCGTGAATCATTATTTAAACACGAAATTCAAGCCTCAATTTGTCTTCCTAAATAAGTGGGGAGGCTTCTTTGTCTTGTTAGCGGCCATGTTCCCAATTCCCTATGCTATTGCGTCTCTGGTGGCTGGAATCGTGCGCTTTCCAATGTTTCGCTTTCTGTTTTTTGGCTTGGCTCGTCTCCTTCGATTCTACCTATACGCTCTGGCTCTCTTTCAGATCTCGAACTAA
- the recG gene encoding ATP-dependent DNA helicase RecG: MSSSQHILYGPIEYLKGVGPQRGELLKSELGIHRLGDLLYLFPFRYIDRTQYHKIVDLRSDVTEVQLVGRIVQIEEVGHGRQKRLVARFEDETGQIDLVWFQGGKWIKNTLQINERYVVFGKPKNFKNRYNIPHPELEKWEDHERSIRSALQPVYPSTEKLTQKGLHSKGIGKLQEALWQQVQGLVGDTVDVSFRKDHRLLPLEEALLNIHFPRNIELLEKARFRLKFEELFFIQVGLVQQKSLRHQKLGSYSFEKIGAAFNDFYAHGLPFELTGAQKRVIKEIRRDVGSGHQMNRLLQGDVGSGKTIVALMTMFMALDNGYQACLMAPTEILAQQHYQGLSELIGPQGHRIELLTGSVKTAARKPILADLASGDLPFIVGTHALLEDKVKFKNLGLVVIDEQHRFGVAQRAKMWKKSALPPHILVMTATPIPRTLAMSLYGDLDASIIDELPPGRKEIKTVHRYDSNRLAVFEFMRQEISKGRQVYVVYPLIKESEKLDYKDLMDGYESIVRHFPLPDYRVAIVHGQMKPEDKEFEMQRFVSGQAQIMVATTVIEVGVNVPNASVMVIESAERFGLSQLHQLRGRVGRGADQSYCVLLSKDQLSKDAQTRLQTMVRTTDGFEIAEVDMQLRGPGDLMGTQQSGLLDLRIADVARDGQIMALARRAAEALLSGDPNLEGVVYPKVVSTFKRKNQKKLHWSRIS; the protein is encoded by the coding sequence ATGTCCTCTTCGCAGCACATTCTGTACGGCCCTATCGAGTACCTCAAGGGGGTAGGTCCGCAGCGCGGGGAGCTGCTCAAAAGCGAACTGGGCATTCACCGCCTCGGCGATTTACTCTACCTCTTTCCCTTCCGGTACATCGACCGGACCCAGTATCATAAGATTGTGGACCTACGGTCCGATGTGACCGAAGTCCAACTGGTCGGCCGCATCGTTCAAATTGAAGAAGTCGGTCACGGTCGTCAAAAACGCCTGGTTGCCCGATTCGAAGACGAAACAGGCCAGATTGACCTCGTTTGGTTTCAAGGCGGAAAGTGGATCAAAAACACCCTTCAGATCAACGAGCGATACGTGGTTTTTGGCAAGCCTAAGAACTTCAAGAATCGATACAACATCCCACACCCTGAACTCGAAAAGTGGGAAGATCATGAGCGCTCGATTCGAAGCGCTCTTCAACCTGTCTATCCCAGCACAGAGAAACTCACCCAAAAGGGACTGCACAGCAAGGGTATTGGAAAGCTTCAGGAGGCCCTGTGGCAACAAGTTCAGGGCCTTGTGGGTGATACGGTCGACGTTTCGTTTCGAAAAGATCACCGCCTCCTTCCTTTAGAAGAGGCCCTGCTCAACATCCATTTCCCACGAAACATCGAACTCCTGGAAAAAGCCCGCTTTAGACTCAAGTTCGAAGAGCTGTTTTTCATTCAAGTGGGTCTGGTCCAACAAAAGAGCCTGCGCCATCAAAAATTGGGCAGCTATTCCTTTGAAAAAATTGGAGCGGCCTTCAACGATTTCTACGCCCATGGACTACCCTTTGAATTGACAGGAGCCCAGAAAAGGGTGATCAAAGAAATTCGTCGTGACGTGGGGTCTGGACATCAGATGAACCGCTTGCTCCAAGGGGACGTGGGGTCCGGGAAAACCATCGTGGCGTTGATGACCATGTTCATGGCGCTGGACAACGGATACCAGGCCTGCTTGATGGCGCCTACGGAAATTTTGGCGCAGCAGCATTACCAGGGTTTGAGCGAACTCATCGGCCCGCAGGGCCATCGCATAGAACTCCTTACCGGATCGGTGAAAACTGCCGCTAGAAAGCCCATTCTCGCGGACTTAGCCAGCGGAGATTTGCCCTTTATCGTGGGGACGCACGCGCTTTTGGAGGACAAGGTGAAGTTCAAAAATCTGGGTCTGGTAGTGATCGATGAGCAGCATCGTTTTGGTGTGGCGCAGCGGGCGAAAATGTGGAAAAAGAGCGCACTCCCACCGCACATTTTGGTCATGACGGCAACTCCCATTCCGCGGACGCTGGCGATGTCCCTCTATGGTGATCTCGACGCCTCCATCATCGATGAATTGCCGCCGGGTCGCAAGGAAATCAAGACCGTGCATCGGTATGACAGCAATCGCCTCGCCGTATTCGAATTCATGCGACAGGAGATCAGCAAGGGTCGGCAGGTTTATGTGGTTTATCCCCTGATTAAAGAATCGGAAAAACTGGACTACAAGGACCTCATGGATGGTTATGAGAGCATTGTGCGACACTTCCCCCTCCCCGATTATCGCGTCGCTATTGTCCACGGTCAGATGAAACCGGAAGACAAGGAATTCGAGATGCAGCGTTTTGTCTCCGGGCAAGCCCAAATCATGGTGGCCACAACGGTCATTGAGGTGGGGGTGAATGTTCCCAATGCATCGGTCATGGTCATTGAGAGCGCTGAGCGTTTTGGCTTATCTCAATTGCACCAGCTCCGAGGTCGTGTGGGGCGCGGTGCCGATCAGAGTTACTGCGTGCTCTTGAGTAAGGACCAACTCAGTAAAGACGCCCAAACCCGTCTACAAACCATGGTCCGGACAACGGATGGTTTTGAGATTGCCGAGGTAGACATGCAGTTGCGCGGGCCTGGTGATTTAATGGGCACGCAACAGAGTGGTCTTTTGGACTTGCGGATTGCCGACGTGGCTCGAGATGGGCAAATCATGGCCCTCGCGAGAAGAGCAGCGGAAGCCCTGCTCTCCGGAGACCCCAATCTTGAAGGGGTGGTTTATCCCAAGGTTGTGTCGACTTTTAAGCGAAAAAACCAGAAAAAACTGCATTGGAGCCGAATTAGCTGA